The Malus domestica chromosome 10, GDT2T_hap1 nucleotide sequence CTTAGCCAGATAGCTTGAGCTGTTGCCTCAGTTGCTGAGACATACTCTGCTTCTGCAGTTGACAATGCAACTATGTTTTGCTTGACTGAGGCCCATGAAAATGTACCATTACCAAAGCTGAATGCATACCCATATGTGCTCCTACTATCATATTCACTGCCAGCCCAATCTGAGTCACAAAATCCAATCAAAACAACATCCTTGTCCTTTGTAAATTCAATGCCATAGCTGAGAGTACCTTGAATGTATCTAAGAACTCTTTTAGCTATTCCCATGTGCTTCTTCGTGGGACCATGCATGAATCTTGATAGCAAACTGGCAGCATACATTATATCAGGCCTGGTTGCAGTTAAATATAATAGACTGCCAACAATTTTCCTAAACAAACCTTCATCAGCCAACTCACTTCCATCAACTTTCTTCAGTTTCTCACCAGTGGGTAGAGGAATTGTCACCGACTTACAATCCTCCAAGCCAAACTTTACGAGTAAAGACTTTGCATACTTGCTTTGATGAATAAAAACCCCTTTATCAGTTTATAGAACTCCCATTCCCAAGAAATGATGTAAGAGTCCTAAATCAGTCATCTTATATTTCTGCATCATGTCTCTTTTAAACTCATTGAGCAATGTATTGCTGCTTCCAGTGTACactatatcatcaacatatatagagACTATGATCAGATTTCCTTCTTCATCAGTTCTGGTATATAAGGTAGCCTCACTAGTGCTCCTTTTGAAATTGCAACTAGTGAGATAAGTGTCAATCTCACTGTACCAGGCTCTCGGAGCCTGCTTCAAACCATAGAGAGCCTTCTTTAACTTATAGACCTTGTGACTTGTATTTTCAACTTCAAAACCCTCTGGTTGTTCAGTGTAAACCTCATCCTCAAGTACTCCATTCAAGAAGGCTGACTTAACATCTAATTGGAACAGCTTCCAACCCTTTTGTGCTGCAAGTGCAATCAAGGTTCTAATTGTATCTAACCTTGCCACTGGGGCAAATGTTTCATTATAATCAATACCAGGTTTCTGGG carries:
- the LOC139188690 gene encoding secreted RxLR effector protein 161-like, producing the protein MYAASLLSRFMHGPTKKHMGIAKRVLRYIQGTLSYGIEFTKDKDVVLIGFCDSDWAGSEYDSRSTYGYAFSFGNGTFSWASVKQNIVALSTAEAEYVSATEATAQAIWLRFVLDDFSEMQTEATPLFCDNMSAISMVKNPVFHQRTRHINRKYHFIWEALQQGSIDVEYCRSQEQLTNIFTKALPKDRFNYLRMKLGLKPVSSLGEAVEN